In Candidatus Babeliales bacterium, the following are encoded in one genomic region:
- the rplD gene encoding 50S ribosomal protein L4, which yields MSNQNKAEMLNSKSSQIMSIVSLKNLEIDELNLSGSKVGFSLAIRSLLQNWRQGTVACKGRAEVNRTNRKPWKQKGTGRARAGSARSPLWRGGGVIFGPQERVKTLRITKQTKKRVFGALLSDFANKEKIVCLDWTLEGDVPKTKLAYSLLKSVNFENSNVTLFLSITDFATRASFINIPRVRILFFDQPNAFQLVNTHYWVFLKKDSDQFKEMVSQWV from the coding sequence ATGAGCAATCAAAATAAAGCAGAAATGCTAAATAGCAAATCGTCCCAAATAATGAGCATTGTTTCTTTGAAAAACTTGGAAATTGACGAACTTAATTTGAGTGGATCTAAAGTAGGTTTTTCTCTTGCAATTCGTTCATTATTACAAAATTGGCGTCAAGGAACAGTTGCGTGTAAGGGACGGGCTGAGGTAAATCGTACTAACCGTAAGCCATGGAAACAAAAGGGAACTGGACGTGCGCGTGCAGGATCAGCCCGGTCTCCATTGTGGCGCGGTGGAGGTGTTATTTTTGGGCCGCAAGAACGAGTTAAAACTCTTCGCATAACAAAGCAAACAAAGAAGCGAGTGTTTGGAGCTTTATTGTCTGATTTTGCTAACAAAGAAAAAATCGTATGTTTGGATTGGACGTTAGAGGGTGATGTGCCTAAAACAAAGTTGGCATACTCATTATTGAAGTCAGTTAATTTCGAAAACAGTAATGTTACGTTGTTTTTATCAATAACAGATTTTGCAACTCGTGCTTCTTTTATTAATATACCGCGAGTGAGAATACTGTTTTTTGATCAACCGAACGCATTCCAATTAGTAAATACTCATTATTGGGTGTTTCTAAAAAAAGATAGTGATCAATTTAAAGAAATGGTGTCACAATGGGTTTAA
- the rplC gene encoding 50S ribosomal protein L3 has product MITGLWGRKIGMTQVFVENAVVPVTVIGTGNWFITQVKTQANDGYDAVQVGQVKDKFVGTAFSKEWLKKPKHYFTVLREVRLDIAAESKVGEAIEAHRELNSGDLVDVFGITKGCGYAGVVRRHRFGGPPASHGSTMGKKTGSLSFFRSQGKVIKGKRMTGHMGVDKRVMANLKVVRIEPEAQIMLVKGCVPGKAGSLVFVRKA; this is encoded by the coding sequence ATGATTACAGGTCTTTGGGGTAGAAAAATTGGAATGACCCAAGTTTTTGTTGAGAACGCTGTGGTTCCCGTTACGGTAATTGGTACTGGTAATTGGTTTATAACACAGGTTAAGACTCAAGCGAATGATGGGTATGATGCTGTGCAGGTAGGACAAGTTAAAGATAAATTTGTCGGCACAGCTTTCTCAAAAGAATGGTTAAAGAAGCCAAAGCATTACTTTACAGTATTGCGTGAAGTGAGATTAGATATTGCTGCAGAATCTAAAGTGGGCGAAGCTATAGAGGCTCACCGCGAGTTAAATTCTGGGGATTTGGTTGATGTTTTTGGGATTACCAAAGGATGTGGATATGCCGGTGTTGTGCGTAGACATAGATTTGGAGGTCCTCCAGCCAGTCACGGTAGTACTATGGGGAAAAAAACCGGTTCACTGAGTTTTTTCAGATCGCAGGGTAAGGTTATTAAAGGTAAAAGAATGACTGGTCACATGGGGGTTGATAAGCGTGTGATGGCAAATCTTAAAGTTGTACGCATTGAACCAGAGGCACAGATTATGTTGGTTAAGGGTTGTGTTCCTGGTAAAGCGGGATCTTTAGTATTTGTTCGCAAAGCGTAG
- the rpsJ gene encoding 30S ribosomal protein S10 — MKKQKIRLTLKSYDHQLLDKAVKLIVSAVKRTGSNLVGPVPLPNKRHCFTVLRSPHVNKRSREQFELTTHRRILDIVSPSDQTMEALMKLNISSGVDVEIK; from the coding sequence ATGAAAAAGCAAAAAATACGCTTAACATTAAAATCATATGACCATCAATTGTTGGACAAAGCAGTAAAGTTAATAGTTTCTGCGGTAAAAAGAACAGGATCGAATTTGGTAGGTCCTGTTCCTCTACCCAACAAGCGGCATTGTTTTACGGTTTTACGATCTCCTCATGTGAATAAGCGATCACGAGAACAGTTTGAATTGACTACGCATAGACGCATCCTTGATATCGTTTCTCCTTCAGATCAAACGATGGAAGCGCTTATGAAGTTAAATATTTCATCCGGTGTGGATGTTGAAATTAAATAG
- the tuf gene encoding elongation factor Tu gives MARDVFERTKPHVNVGTIGHVDHGKTTLTAAITKYLSEKSGGTKFKAFSEIDNAPEEKARGITIQASHVEYESANRHYAHVDCPGHADYVKNMITGAAQMDGAILVVSAADGAMPQTREHIVLAKNVNVPALVVFLNKVDMVDDPEMVDMVEEEIRELLSKYDFPGDTIPVIRGSALKALNGDTGPLGYGAMEKLVAALDSDIPLPKRDIDKPFLMPVEGVFTISGRGTVATGRIETGQVKVGEEVELVGFGSDLKTTVTGVEMFKKILNEGQAGDNVGLLLRGIKKEDVERGMVIAKSGSIKPHKKFKCKVYILSKDEGGRHSPFFTGYRPQFYFRTTDVTGVVTLEAGREMVMPGDNVQLIVDLIAPVAMNQDLRFAIREGGRTVGSGVVTEIVE, from the coding sequence ATGGCAAGAGATGTATTTGAGCGTACGAAACCGCACGTAAACGTTGGAACAATTGGTCACGTTGATCATGGAAAAACTACGTTAACTGCGGCAATTACGAAATATTTGTCTGAAAAAAGTGGCGGAACGAAGTTTAAAGCGTTTTCTGAAATTGATAATGCGCCAGAAGAAAAAGCACGTGGTATTACCATTCAGGCTTCTCACGTTGAGTATGAGTCTGCTAATCGTCACTATGCACACGTAGATTGTCCTGGTCACGCTGACTATGTAAAAAATATGATCACTGGTGCAGCGCAAATGGATGGTGCAATTTTGGTTGTATCGGCTGCGGATGGTGCGATGCCTCAAACTCGTGAGCATATTGTTTTGGCGAAAAACGTAAACGTACCAGCGCTTGTTGTATTCTTGAACAAAGTTGACATGGTTGATGACCCAGAGATGGTTGATATGGTTGAAGAAGAAATCCGTGAGCTTTTGAGCAAATATGATTTCCCAGGCGACACTATTCCAGTTATTCGTGGATCAGCACTTAAGGCTCTTAATGGTGATACAGGACCATTGGGATACGGCGCTATGGAGAAATTAGTTGCAGCGTTGGATTCTGATATTCCTTTGCCGAAACGTGATATCGATAAGCCATTCTTGATGCCGGTTGAAGGTGTATTTACTATTTCTGGTCGTGGTACTGTTGCGACAGGTCGTATTGAAACAGGACAAGTAAAAGTTGGTGAAGAAGTAGAGCTTGTTGGATTCGGTTCTGATTTGAAAACTACCGTTACTGGTGTTGAAATGTTTAAGAAGATCTTAAACGAAGGTCAGGCTGGTGATAACGTTGGTCTATTATTGCGTGGTATTAAAAAAGAAGATGTTGAACGAGGTATGGTAATTGCTAAATCTGGTTCAATTAAGCCACATAAAAAATTCAAATGTAAAGTGTATATCTTGAGCAAGGATGAAGGCGGACGTCATAGCCCATTCTTTACTGGATATAGACCACAGTTTTATTTCCGAACAACGGATGTAACAGGTGTGGTGACTTTGGAAGCAGGCCGTGAAATGGTTATGCCTGGAGACAACGTTCAATTAATAGTTGATTTGATTGCTCCGGTTGCTATGAACCAAGATTTACGTTTTGCGATTCGTGAAGGTGGCCGAACGGTTGGTTCAGGTGTTGTGACTGAAATTGTTGAATAA
- the fusA gene encoding elongation factor G: MSNQLDRYRNIGIAAHIDAGKTTVTERILFYTGISHRIGEVHQGEAIMDWMEQERERGITITSAATKCTWKDCQINIIDTPGHVDFTIEVGRSLRVLDGAIAVFSAVDGVQPQSETVWKQADRYGVPRVIFANKMDRVGGDYFMVIDDVNEKLGANAVAMQLPVGEAEDFSNIIDLLTMKMAQFEGEMGETVKWLEIPAEYLQRAKELRVKIVEAACEFDDVLAEKFLEEKEISVPEIKTALRKGVLAQKVTPAFCGTAFKNKGVQLVLDAVVDYLPSPMDVPPVEGIMPNGEKALRKADENEPFAALVFKIVTDPFVGVLNYIRVYSGQLKAGSYVYNARTESKERVSRLLKMHANKREEIEVVKAGDIAAIVGVKDAITGDTLCDASAPILLESIDIPAPVISSSVEPKSKADYEKMTIALKKMMQEDPSFQFTYDEETAQTVIRGMGELHLEIVVDRLRREHKVDLTQGKLQVAYKETIQKLADVEGKYIKQSGGRGQYGHVWIKVEPLERGKGFLFENKVIGGAIPREFINPVQKGIEEALTGGIIGGYPVVDVKVTLYDGSYHDVDSSELAFKVAGSMAFKTGMAQASPVLLEPIMKVEVDTPEEYMGDVMGDLNSRRGRILGMETKGTKQIINAEVPLGEMFGYATDVRSMTKGRASYSMEFECYREVPKNVQDMIADKKK, translated from the coding sequence ATGAGTAATCAGCTAGATCGGTATAGAAATATTGGGATTGCAGCGCATATTGATGCTGGAAAAACAACGGTAACGGAGCGTATTCTGTTTTATACAGGGATATCGCATCGTATCGGTGAAGTGCATCAAGGCGAAGCGATCATGGATTGGATGGAGCAGGAGCGTGAGCGTGGTATTACCATTACGTCTGCTGCGACAAAATGTACATGGAAAGATTGTCAAATTAATATTATTGATACACCGGGTCACGTTGATTTTACAATTGAAGTAGGTCGGTCGCTGCGTGTCTTAGATGGGGCGATCGCGGTTTTTAGTGCGGTTGATGGGGTTCAGCCTCAGTCTGAGACCGTGTGGAAGCAGGCGGATCGATATGGTGTGCCTCGAGTGATTTTTGCCAATAAGATGGATCGAGTTGGTGGCGATTATTTCATGGTTATTGATGATGTAAATGAAAAATTAGGTGCGAATGCGGTAGCAATGCAGTTGCCGGTTGGCGAAGCTGAAGACTTTTCAAACATTATTGATTTGCTTACGATGAAGATGGCGCAGTTTGAAGGGGAGATGGGCGAAACGGTTAAGTGGCTTGAGATTCCTGCAGAGTACTTACAGCGAGCTAAAGAGCTGCGCGTGAAGATTGTAGAAGCTGCATGTGAGTTCGATGATGTTTTAGCGGAAAAGTTTTTGGAAGAAAAAGAAATTTCTGTTCCGGAAATTAAAACTGCTCTTAGAAAAGGTGTTTTGGCGCAAAAGGTTACACCAGCATTTTGTGGTACTGCTTTTAAAAATAAAGGCGTTCAGTTAGTTCTGGATGCGGTTGTTGATTATTTGCCATCTCCAATGGATGTCCCACCGGTAGAAGGGATTATGCCTAACGGTGAAAAAGCATTAAGAAAAGCGGATGAGAATGAACCGTTTGCTGCGTTGGTATTTAAGATTGTAACAGATCCATTTGTGGGTGTATTGAACTATATCCGTGTTTATTCAGGGCAGTTGAAGGCGGGCTCTTATGTGTATAATGCGCGTACTGAATCTAAGGAGCGTGTGAGTCGCTTGCTTAAAATGCACGCAAATAAACGTGAAGAGATTGAAGTTGTTAAAGCGGGGGATATTGCGGCTATTGTTGGAGTTAAAGATGCGATCACTGGAGACACTTTGTGTGATGCGTCGGCTCCTATTTTGCTTGAGTCAATAGATATTCCAGCTCCAGTTATTTCTTCTTCTGTTGAGCCGAAAAGTAAGGCGGATTATGAAAAAATGACTATTGCATTGAAAAAAATGATGCAAGAGGATCCGTCATTCCAATTCACCTATGATGAAGAGACTGCTCAGACGGTTATTCGTGGAATGGGCGAATTGCATCTTGAAATTGTAGTAGATCGTTTGCGCAGAGAACATAAAGTTGATTTGACGCAAGGTAAGTTGCAAGTTGCATATAAGGAAACCATTCAGAAGCTTGCAGATGTTGAAGGTAAATACATTAAGCAATCTGGTGGACGTGGTCAATACGGTCATGTTTGGATTAAAGTAGAGCCATTAGAGCGTGGTAAAGGGTTTTTGTTTGAGAATAAAGTCATCGGTGGTGCAATTCCTCGGGAGTTTATTAACCCAGTTCAAAAGGGTATAGAAGAGGCCCTTACTGGTGGTATAATTGGTGGTTATCCAGTAGTGGATGTGAAAGTTACTTTGTATGATGGTTCCTATCATGATGTCGATTCTTCTGAGTTAGCGTTTAAAGTTGCTGGTTCTATGGCGTTTAAAACAGGGATGGCTCAAGCTTCTCCGGTATTGTTGGAACCTATTATGAAAGTAGAGGTTGATACTCCTGAAGAATACATGGGTGATGTCATGGGTGACCTTAACTCTCGTCGGGGTCGAATTCTTGGGATGGAAACTAAGGGGACAAAGCAGATCATTAATGCGGAAGTTCCTTTAGGAGAGATGTTTGGGTACGCGACTGATGTGCGATCCATGACAAAAGGACGAGCGAGCTATTCTATGGAATTTGAATGTTACCGTGAAGTTCCGAAGAATGTTCAGGATATGATAGCTGATAAGAAAAAATAA
- the rpsG gene encoding 30S ribosomal protein S7, producing the protein MSRRKKEIARKEVTPDPIYGSEMLQRLVNIVMVCGKKNAARKIVYDAMDILVKKSSGSKEKALELFNKSFQQIVPIIEVRSRRVGGSVYQIPREVSFGRGRALAFRWLIDAAKSRSNKTMGERLAFEILDSVEGRGVAVKKKADVHRMAEANRAFSHYSW; encoded by the coding sequence ATGTCTAGACGTAAAAAAGAAATAGCTAGAAAAGAGGTAACACCAGATCCGATTTATGGTTCTGAAATGTTACAGCGGCTTGTTAATATTGTTATGGTTTGTGGCAAAAAAAATGCTGCTCGTAAAATTGTTTATGATGCGATGGATATTTTGGTTAAAAAATCCAGTGGCAGCAAAGAAAAAGCGCTTGAGCTGTTTAATAAGTCATTTCAGCAAATAGTGCCTATCATCGAAGTTCGCTCTCGTCGTGTTGGTGGTAGTGTGTACCAAATTCCAAGAGAAGTTTCTTTTGGGCGTGGACGTGCTTTAGCATTTCGATGGTTAATCGATGCGGCAAAGTCTCGCTCGAATAAAACTATGGGAGAGCGTTTGGCGTTTGAGATTCTTGATTCTGTAGAGGGTCGTGGTGTTGCGGTCAAGAAAAAAGCGGATGTACATAGAATGGCAGAAGCTAATAGAGCATTCTCTCACTATTCTTGGTAA
- the rpsL gene encoding 30S ribosomal protein S12: MPTISQLCRFGRRSAKVKSKSPALKGAPQARGVCTRVFTCAPKKPNSALRKVARVKLSTGIEVSAYIPGEGHNLQEHSVVLVRGGRVKDLPGVKYHIVRGALDSAGVEGRKQSRSHYGAKRPK; this comes from the coding sequence ATGCCTACAATAAGCCAGCTTTGTCGCTTTGGAAGAAGAAGCGCTAAGGTTAAATCGAAGAGTCCGGCTCTTAAGGGAGCTCCGCAAGCGCGCGGTGTTTGTACTCGTGTGTTTACCTGTGCACCTAAAAAACCTAACTCAGCTCTTCGTAAAGTAGCTCGTGTTAAGCTTTCTACGGGTATAGAGGTTTCTGCGTATATTCCAGGAGAAGGCCATAACTTGCAAGAGCACTCTGTAGTGTTAGTGCGAGGCGGACGAGTAAAAGATTTACCTGGTGTAAAATATCATATAGTGCGTGGTGCGCTTGACTCTGCGGGTGTTGAAGGGCGTAAACAGTCTCGTTCTCATTATGGTGCAAAGCGTCCTAAGTAA